A window of Plodia interpunctella isolate USDA-ARS_2022_Savannah chromosome 3, ilPloInte3.2, whole genome shotgun sequence genomic DNA:
gaacaactagtaattATACTATGTCTTTGTTAAAGTATGGGACGCTTTTTTCTTGCCACCGTTTCTCGAAAATTTTGCCTTTAAAACGGATACCGATACTATTTTTGAATACCTAGCGTATATAAGTTGCTTCCATTGCAACGTGGTAGTTTGTTACCTCCACACGCCATATCTAATGAACCAATCTTCTGGAAAATTTGTACACATAcctatagtttgaagtacggtgAAGGAcgtagggtaccttttatcccggacTCAAACCTAAAGGGTTgagattttatatacaaactagctgttgcccgcggcttcgccagcGTTAATTtaccacgggaacagttatttttccgggatgaaaggtacctacCCTACGTCCATCACCATACTtgaaactatatgtatgcaaaatttcaattagattggttgagtagataaagcgtcaagaggtaacaaacaaacttactttcgcatttataatattagttagcatttatggattttttttgttacagacTCGAGTAATATAGTGTTCGTAATAATAAGTCAAACCGAGCCGTACCATGCCAGCGTAGCTGCGAGactcaagaaaaatatagagaGCCAAGTATTGGAAGTagaaaatgtaagtatttaaaagtttCCAGTATGTTgagtaaaatacataatatccTCATTATATACAGTCGGGGCGGATAAACATAGCCCTCTACCTAAGTTATTGCTATAGCAGGATCAGCTTTATCTGTCCCCGACTGTACTTACAGCTGACGCCGTGGGcaatcattagtgtttattaaattgtaccatacacagtaataaatttaattaagtatcctattttataaataagtacaatgtttattttacaaatgttaaattttaaaaaatatattcattatttaaaaaaaatgtgcgacactaatgaaaagctacacgccgcgttcaaacagtcgtgaaattcaccccgCTGCGTCTcgcttcgaatcgattcgatggtgagaattAAAAAGCAAACCCACACTCTCTGTCGCACACTCTCGCTCTTCaactccacaccaaaaatgtTGTGGCGCGCACGAAAAACAAACGAAtatgttgcttagaacccgagatatttacaataacaaattattggCGGACACAAGAAATTAaagcggacgaagccgcggtctACAATTATTCTTATTTCCAGCGGCATCCCATAGTCCACATAACCCACGAGGACTTCCCCGTTCCGGGAGCGTGGACCATCATCCCACTGTTGGGTCCAATAGTGGACAAATACAAGGGCCACGAGATCAGATGGGTGGTTTTCCTTGAGGCCCACACGGCGGTTCGATGGCGCAATTTGTTTGACACATTGAAAGCTGCTGATGAACAGAAGGTAAATCTGAAGATAAATCTTGgtgatgtaataaaaaactttagaataaaataagatttattgattacacacacaacataaattttaacaaatcacaacagaaaattaaaacaaagcaaGTGTTAGAGCGCGGACTGTAGTTTTCTTGATTATATTTGTAAGTCGTTTAGTTTATAGTGAAACACTGTAATTAgaactacataaatatatattttgcatgGAAATATAATGCTTGCACACAGAAAAATTATAGCGAATGTACTTTcttactggtgtcagattttattcaagttgcaTAAAGGCATATGACATGACTTGTCGACTACCTATCGCCCCGCATACACAATAGtcgaccagtgtgcaggttttctcctgatattttattcatcGGAAGTAAGCGGTGTCAAATTGGTAGACaaaaactcatatggcactttttaatatatatgtataagacctacatattttgttaattgacgtccttggagagaaagctgcggtgaagtttgttgcgccgcttcttcttcacctgctctttggaagtcggcagtagacttagtttaagtatcatatatatcatcctaaattgaataatgaattttgaatCTCATATTTCACCTTTCCAGAAAAGTAGGTATTAAGTAGTTTGATTACCAGGACAAATGGTACAGGTATGGTCGTTAGTACTACCTGAGTTTAACTGCTAGTACAATTCACGTTGTGGTATGTACCGCTAGTATCTACGTGATTTCAGTATATTACTGGCACACAGAGcgggatttattttattagcgaaaCTGGCCCAATGTTTGAATCGCAAGCCATTAGCCGTTTTGAAACCGATGATCGTGCAATAAAACGAACTAATTTAAatcgttaaattttatttacttgtgcTTGGATGCTAGTTTCTAAGCGAAGTAAAACATAGAATGTGTTGCTTTTAAAGAgagtaaaagtcaatcaagggaagtGGCCTGttagattaataatttttttgataaagcATGTGCCGGATTATttcatgtaaacatttttacgaTGCATATTGCGGTTTCTTCTGTTTtagcaaatggtggtcgatgaaaactactgaactagattggtatacaaacacatgtAGCACAGGGTGCAACAGGGTGTCTTAACTGTCTGTTAATTCTACCAATAACCCCGCTAAACCACGTCTTTTCCACCTTCACACTGAGCCTTCACACCAGTGTTAGGTGGGGAAACAAATTTCCCGACCTTCACGCTAATGTGGAAGTAGGGATATTGATTTCTGAACTTTAtggccttcgagtttcgcaactcttgcTTCTGTAAGTCTGTGAAGCGTGAGTTATAACtgtagtataatattttaggacaCCATGTGGATTGGCTATCCCCTCAGTGACGAGGAACCCACGATCATTCATCACTTCACCTTCTACGAGGACCTGGAGGAGGAAGGGGGCTTCGTGTACCCACACTTTGCTAGTGGCTTCGCTATGAGGCTGGAACTTATTGagaagtaattatttatttatgtaatatgaaTATAGTATGAATGTACATTTCTGGTAAACGGAGGGTCTGTTCTGCcacttatataatatcattttgtaCCTGACAAgtaaactgatataaaatcTTCCTGAAGTGATTGGTCAGTTAGCCCTATCCAACAGCTGtggaacacaatttttaacgctGTTTGATATGTTATTCGATATAGACTATTAGATACTTAATCAGCAAACGATGAAACTGGCCCCAAGTTTGTGTAGAATTTTTTTCTCTGGGTTTCTCAAATCCTTGATTTCTTTACGTCTATTTTTGCTCCAGCCTCCGCAACCAAGTAGAATCAGGTGAATGGAAGCCTGAAGCAGACTTCTTTATAGACCCAGCATTCGAGCTGGCTCAATTGGTCTACCGAGGTGCTGACAACCCTGGCCCGCTGCTCACGCCAGAGATGAGCTTCTGCGTGGTTTCTGGTGACAATTGCGCGACGTATCCGAGACAGTTTGACACATGTGTAAGTAGTTATTGATGTCATTTTCGCTTAGAAGTTAGAGGACATTTTGTCAATAGACTAACAATTCTATAGACCAACTGGTCTACTGAAGGGTTGATAACCCCAAACAgttgttctttttatttttcgttctTCTTTTATGACAATTTTACAACCTCTACGCAGgcacctgcctgacgtcaacctacTCTGGCTGCATATCTGGCATATtagctgtcaaggctttttATATCTTTGTCGCTGCATTCGATGGAAGATATTATGTCATATTTTAGGACGGGAACCACACCTTGCATTTCCTTTTCCTTCTCTCGTATTATCtgaatattaaagttttgacTCTCGGCAGGGCAGTGCCATACCTGAGGAGTCGATCTTCTTCGCAGTGAAGACCTGGAGTGGCTTCCACGGCACCAGAGCCAAGGTGGTGAAGAAGACCTGGGGGAAACACGTCAGCAATCTGCTGTTCTTTAGTGATAAACCAGGTACCAATAAACTTTAagatttgtgtaatttatagACAGCTAGTagataatttagttaaaatataaatatgtattgcaCCAGATATTTATGCGTTGTGAAACTTTAAACTGTCATTACTTACAATTATCGTTGGTTCTTCGATCGCTACGGACTGATAAGtactagtaaattaattaaatgcttttagttttattgtcattatgtATCACGTATATAATCTGTAACGATGTGAAAAAAAACCCGCCAATTTCACTTTCaagtatctatatatactTGCTGAGAAAAGCTAGTCGATAGTCGGGAATGTATCTGATATAAcgtaaatttttgaataacgGTTGATTTAAgggcttttatatttttaacctccGACAACAGACGGAGGGggattataagtttaacgtttctgtgtatctgtatgtctgtcttgtctgtttaaaaaaaatttggacAATATGAATCCATTGTGTCAGTAatcttaaaaactaattgtGTTAGTACTTATATTCGACTAGGGatttggtaatttttattaaatggcCATTTAGAGGACAATACCCACTATCGGCTATCGCCTTCAGGACGCTGTTGCTGCCCCTGCGCAGCAGTAACGCAGCTTTCTTccttttgatttatattttttcgtaaaaagagaatttaatcgagagtctTCTTAGCTATGTTGGGAACATGTGTGGAAATTGTCATGTGTGTATCGTGTGTggataagtatattttgagactgatgttgcccggggcttccgtggtaattttaaaataaaatatagcctatagcaatcttgaaataatttttgtaatagtttcggtagtttcggagattataaagaattttgaatttgaatttgaatttgaatttgaatttgaattacccgcctcaaacatacaaactcacgaacgcttacctcttttaatagtatagatatctTATCATAGAACATATTTTCAGATCCTTCCCTCCCCGCCATACATACGGGAGTGGCCAACTCTAAGACAGGACATTGTATGAAAACTGTGGCCATATTGAAACTGGTGCTGCAAAAAGTGTTCAATATGCCACATATCAAGTGGATATTCTTGGCTGATGATGATACCATATTGGGGTTcgtatacaatacaatacaaaaatcctTTATTGCACATTATTACAGGTatgcatacaaaataataatgtatgtataatgataatcttgtgtttttttaattagtctaTATATGACgtgtcccactgttgggcaaagcCTGCTTACTTTTTCACCCGTCTCTGTCTGCGGCAAAGTTTGACCATTCATTTCAAAGTTCGATGTGATCATTCCAATAAcgcaagtaaaattttaatgttaaaattcaaccaaattttaataacgttTGTAGTTGTGTTAATTTGTACAAATTCTTAGTTCAATCTCGGCCCTTTTTCTCTCATCTTCTCGTATATGATTATTGTTTCtttgaataaactttaaaattcatGGAAATGCTATTGCCTAGGCTGTGTCTCTTAGTTGCCTTTTAGCATGTGGCTTGGTATTCTAGgccggaaccacacgccacaactCTGTCTATTCTCGACAGTTTCAGTGTTAGTTGCTCTGTCCAATTTTGTGTTACTTacaataaggtttattttcaGAGTACAAAGACTTTGTGAAGTGTTAAGCTGTTATCGTGGAGGCTCTGACCTCACCGTCCTCGGAGAACGATATGGGTACGGCTACGGGAAGACGAACGGTGCTAATAAAGGTGAGTTTTTAatggcattttatttattacctattgCAAAAGTAACagcttaaattattatatatgtacagtcaacagcacacaaagttaccctgcatgaacctctatggcccggtaatagtggcgagtttgcaatgaatttgggtaggttgatgtgctgttgactgaaCATGCATGCATGTATATTATTCTTGAGCCAATAAATGAAGTTTACACAATAACCCATCTTACTTTAAAACAGCAACACGAATAAATTAACTCTTTTACAACCAAGGTTTCGACTATATCACGGGTGGGGGCGGCACTGTCCTAAGCGTCGCGGCGGCGCAAAAGCTTTCACAATGCGTGTGCGCATCCGTCTCCGCTCCGGACGACATGACGCTCGGCGCGTGCGGCCAGCATCGGCTCAATGTCACCGCCACGCACTCGCCTCTGTTCCATCAGGTATTttcttctctctctttctcgcGTGTAAGGGGCTGTGACAAAGTAATAGTACATTGTTCACCGAGGCAAGAAAGTAACGGATTTCAACGAGGGTGACATGTTAAGCTCGAGACGTAGTCGAGGGCGTTAATTACCCGAGTCGAGAATCGTTTACCTACAAGGATAATGAAATATGAAGATGTTTCCggcaaaatgttatataattgGTGTACATGTGACACGTgaaggattcgaacttgggaccaaTCGATCACAGGTGTTCTTAACCACtcgaccaccaccgctttattGCATTATAATTGTCATTTATAAATCTCACTGtagttgataaaataataaaatatattactgatTTACATAAGATATTTAACACTTTTGTGCAGGCACGACCACAAGACTATTCCCGCGAGGTCCTTGCCCGGGACCGCCCTGTTTCATTCCACGGACATTCATCCCCCGAGCCTCTAAGAGTATACGCCACTTGGTTCCAACACGACGACTTAGCGCTCAGAAAAAGAAGGGTTAAAGATGAACtgtaaaacttttttactCGACTGCCCACAAAAAGTACTGTTACGTTTTCAGAGTTccatgtttgtatgtatgtttgcgAATTTCTTTATTTGGCTAGTCTACAAAATGTGCTCAATAAATTCCACGGATATGTACTGATTTTCAAGATAATAGCTTCTTACATATCTCTGTGTCAAAAAAATTggctaaatataaaatactcgAATGCGCCTCGAATATTAGATTAATATGGCAATTTTAATGTCTCATTCGCAATATGAAAAgaatatcaaaaatttaatctacttattaataatttatttaagatacATAAGaagatatttatgtatatgtaaataagttatataatGTATGGTATATATGCATAATATGCATGCAATTATgcataataacaaatacattatgaaATCTTACGCTTCATTcagttaaaatatagttttaatattatgtatatactttGTAAGTTTATTGCGATAATTCTAAGAAAATTACACTTATCATATTATGCATCGaatactttaattatattatatatgtgtcCAATACTTACGAATATTAGTTTACTTAGATCtaatatagaatttaatatttttatacgaatTGTGTTTTCTTGAATGAATTCTCATTTATTATAAGTGctacagatatataaaaattggttGCGTTGTTCGTCGATTTTCGCCAGAATTCTAGATTCTAGACAGgcggttataaaatcaaaaacaa
This region includes:
- the LOC128683784 gene encoding beta-1,3-glucosyltransferase isoform X1 — encoded protein: MYARVATLVLTLAFLHGASSFDSSNIVFVIISQTEPYHASVAARLKKNIESQVLEVENRHPIVHITHEDFPVPGAWTIIPLLGPIVDKYKGHEIRWVVFLEAHTAVRWRNLFDTLKAADEQKDTMWIGYPLSDEEPTIIHHFTFYEDLEEEGGFVYPHFASGFAMRLELIENLRNQVESGEWKPEADFFIDPAFELAQLVYRGADNPGPLLTPEMSFCVVSGDNCATYPRQFDTCGSAIPEESIFFAVKTWSGFHGTRAKVVKKTWGKHVSNLLFFSDKPDPSLPAIHTGVANSKTGHCMKTVAILKLVLQKVFNMPHIKWIFLADDDTILGVQRLCEVLSCYRGGSDLTVLGERYGYGYGKTNGANKGFDYITGGGGTVLSVAAAQKLSQCVCASVSAPDDMTLGACGQHRLNVTATHSPLFHQARPQDYSREVLARDRPVSFHGHSSPEPLRVYATWFQHDDLALRKRRVKDEL
- the LOC128683784 gene encoding beta-1,3-glucosyltransferase isoform X2, whose translation is MEFATLVLTLAFLHGASSFDSSNIVFVIISQTEPYHASVAARLKKNIESQVLEVENRHPIVHITHEDFPVPGAWTIIPLLGPIVDKYKGHEIRWVVFLEAHTAVRWRNLFDTLKAADEQKDTMWIGYPLSDEEPTIIHHFTFYEDLEEEGGFVYPHFASGFAMRLELIENLRNQVESGEWKPEADFFIDPAFELAQLVYRGADNPGPLLTPEMSFCVVSGDNCATYPRQFDTCGSAIPEESIFFAVKTWSGFHGTRAKVVKKTWGKHVSNLLFFSDKPDPSLPAIHTGVANSKTGHCMKTVAILKLVLQKVFNMPHIKWIFLADDDTILGVQRLCEVLSCYRGGSDLTVLGERYGYGYGKTNGANKGFDYITGGGGTVLSVAAAQKLSQCVCASVSAPDDMTLGACGQHRLNVTATHSPLFHQARPQDYSREVLARDRPVSFHGHSSPEPLRVYATWFQHDDLALRKRRVKDEL